Part of the Rana temporaria chromosome 11, aRanTem1.1, whole genome shotgun sequence genome, TGCAGAATATTGAATTTAGACCAGTATGACAATAGGTCTGATGTAGAGTCCATACTAAGCGTAGTGCAAATTGTCCACAGACACACTAGCTGGAAGTGCGGTGCTATAAATGTGAGCGGGTGGTGAAGATAATACAAGTCTGTCACCAGTCCTCTTCCACTGACCTCCTGGTCTAAAAATAAAGGCCCTTTTTGGGGAAGCGCAGACAGATCAGCTAGCCTACATATGGCCATGTACAGTGCAGGAACCATCAATTATTCAGCAGTGACACGGCTCTGCGCTCACTTCCATTGCAGAGACCAGAGACGCTTGTGTTAAGGACATTTACAATCTCAACTATAGATgcacaaaaataaatttataagAAAATACGTCGATTTAGTCCAGTGAGAACACAAAGCGCAGCTTGATTCAGGCAGGTGTGATTCACTGCGCAAGAATAACCGTAAAGCATAACCGTTTCCGACTGAAATTCCTCAACAGTTCTTGGATTGTGAATACAGACTTagtcccggattcacgtagatcggtgcatctttagagcggcgtagagcatctcatatgcgctacgccgacgtaacataaagAGGCAAgaaccgtattcacaaagcacttgctccctttgttgcgctggcgtaatgtaaattgaccggcgtaagcccggataattcaaagtaggaaggtagtgggcgtgatctattaaaatgaagcgcgaccccatgtaaatgaagagccgaacgaacggcgcatgcttcgaatcacgtcgcatatactccctaagataccacggctcaatgcctacgatgtgaacgtaacctacgcccagccccattcacgtacgacttacgtaaattacgtaaactACGACGGCTgtttcctggtccataccctaacatgacttacacctgctttaggtggaaaaactttacaccggacgtacgccttacgtaaacggcgtagatgacagcgacgggcgcaagtacgttcgtgaatcggcgtatctcggtcatttgcatattcagcgCGTAATTCAATGGAAgctccccttgcggccagcgtaaataagcgcccaggctccgacggcgtaagagacttacgtcggtcggatggagccaaaattcaggcgtatcttatttcaagaatcaggcacatagatacgacggtgcatccgtgcacttacgcggcgtatcagaagatacatcggtgtaagtgctttctgaatccgggccttaaagcggtagttcaccctccttcacctcattattccattactttcggcatcgtagcgcgagctacggtatgccggtcttaaatttttaatccccgtactcactgtgctattgttgattgaagaatccgactcccgcggggaatgggcgtgcctatggagagggaggatgattgacggccggctctggcacgtcacgctccccgaagacagccggagtaggtctcggctattcacagcgcctgcgcacaggctatgcgcaggcgccgtgaatagccaagctatttcagctatttccggagaagcgtgacgtgccagggccggccgtcaatcaccttctctcaccataggaacgcccattccccggattcttcaatcaacgatagcacagtgagtacggggattaaaaatttaggaccggcataccgtagctcgcgctacgatgccgaaagtaatggaataataaaaaaaaaacattttttttttttttaacagggtgaacccccgctttaatgaataataataaaaaaaagcaatgatGAGGTGCAAAGTGCTGTAGCCCATAGCAACCAACCCTGGGCTCCAGCTCTGCGTGCTTCAGATCGGTGGCTGGCAACCATCATGTCTGCTACTAGTAAAACGTGCTTCAACATGCCCACTCTCTACCCTATCTGCCAACAGCTGACGCGTTAGACAcaccatgctaccttccagctgCTACAAAGCAAGCGATTTGGCCAAGCATGTACAGTGCGCATGCCACGCCAAGCAAGGGGGCAGATAATGGGCACATTCGGTACACCCATTATATATATTAGCAGCAGGGGCCACATCATTGCTGTGGGCGCTGGATAAACCTCACCCAGTACTGAAtatactatacaatctgattgtacaatccaaCTATGTAATACAAGGACAAGCCTAAAAATCTGTTCAATATGtaaccaatcaggcaggcccttgtgtaTAGTACATCTATAGGTGGCCAGGCAGTAAATAATATCTTCTGATTGATCTCTCCCAATAGGAATAATCGCTCTATAGTCAGTGGAAAACCCATTTGATCAATATGACACACACAGGGAAATGAACTTCGAATGATGGTTGGAAGATACGATTGTAAGTTATCGATCGCATCTCTTCACCATTCAATCTTATAATCTGATCGATCTCAATACAATCAGATTCATGAGCAAAGCGAGTTTAGTGCAAATTTTATCTCCAGCTATGCCAAATCCCCTTTTGCATGAATTTGCATTAGAATGGCACCTGTCACAACAGAAATCACACTTTAAAATCGCATCAGATTCGCACTGCATCAGTATGAACCAAGACTTAATCGATCGGAAGCGAATGTACGTCACTCATTCAATTGTTCTGAATCTCACATTGATCAGATGATAACATTTAAGCATCTATgccgcaggggtctcaaacttgtggccctccagctgttgcagaactgcaattcccacgaggcattgcaaggctgacagttacaagcatgactcccatgggcagaggcatgatgggacttgtagttccgcaacagctggggggccgcCAGTTcgaagacccctgatctatggCCACCagcaggcctggttcacacctatgaagTTTGCTTCTGATCCATTTCAGCGGTGCTTTTTGCGGTGCGTTTTTGCACAAACACGTTTTGGACAGATTTTtcatgttttgcattttttacgctttttttgttttgaaggggaaatatttttgttgttaggCAAATTAAAAAActcaaaacgcatcaaaaacgcactacatgcttttccGCAGcatgaagtctattgaaccaaaaatgcacCATGTTGTGtttaaaaaagtccctggccctttccaaaaacacagcggctgaaaaacacaatgggctagattcaggtagatttgcgcattgttacggaggcgtagcgtatcgtatttacgctacgccgccgtaagtaagtgaggcaagtgctgtattcacaaagcacttgcctcctaagttacggcggtgtatcgtaaatggggccggcgtaagcgagcATAATTCTAATGAGGacgaggggggcgtgttttatgtaaatggatggtgacccgacgtgattgcatgcgccgtccgtgtacatatcccagtgtgcatttctccaaagtacgccgcagggacgtattggtttcgacgtgaacgtaaattacgtccagccccattcacggacgacttacgcaaacaacgtaaaaaaattcaaatttcgacgcgggaatgacggccatacttaacattggctacgccacttagggggcagctttatctttacgcggcgtatctcttattatatttactgcgacgggcaagcgtacgttcgtgaatctgcgtatctaggcatttgcatattctacgccgaactcaacggaagcgccacctggcggccagcgtaaatatgcaccctaagatacggcggcgtaggagacttacgccgcacgtatcttagcctaatttaagtgtatctggtttccagaatacgcttaaatttacgacggcgcagattcagagttacgtcggcgtatctactgatacgccagcgtaactctctctgaatctagcccattgatgtgaacgtgtcccatagaaaaccatgttcaATGGACtttagtgcatttctgcaaagcgcactaaaaaacgcagagaaccAGCCCTTAAGGGGTTTGAACAATCGGAATATACAGAGCAGCGAtagagaaccttggcaccccagatgttttggaactacatttcccatgatgctcatgcactctgcagtgtagctgagcatcatgggaaatgtagttccaaaacatctggggtgccaaggttcgccatcactagtATAATTTATGGTCAGACTCGGGTTAGTAAAGACAGTGAAGGTTAAATTGGAACTGAGGACATCGCACTTTGTATATCATCCTCGCTCTGCACCACCTAACAGAAGAGAAAGACCCTTCCTGAAGTGTAAAGAGCAGGGGTGCTCCAACCAATCACAGTCCAGCTTTTGACTGCAAGCCGCACTAAACTGATAAAAGCAGAACAACAATTGGCTGCCATGGACACATCGCTGTTCTTTACACACCCAAGTACAAATAAATCACAAGGAAATATTATCAGTCATAGGTTTCAGCCAAGCACGAGCCGATCCAAGCCGATCGTTTTCACAGGCACACAAATGGTTCCGGTGCCTTGGCAAAAGAAAAAACGAGCACCTGACTGTGAAACATGCACCAAATTAGGaaataaggctcgattcacacctatgcatgttgcttttgagcgtttttgcaatgctttttgcggtgcttgctgcgttttttggcgtgcgtttttaccgcgatttgcgtttttttttttagccagtaatttttttacatttcctttaacaaccagctatgaacaagttggaaaaaaaacgcaaaacgcaaatcgtggcaaaatcacggcaagttttggatgcaggtccattgaattctattgcatgcaaaacgctgctttttgctgaaaaaaaagtccctgaccccttccaaaaacgcagaggcacaaaaaagcattgctgtgatcatgttccataggaaaccatgttaaaaaatttccttgcatttctgcaaaatgcaccaaaaaaagcattagtgtgaatggagcctaacggTTACAACTGATAAtccttaaagggtcagtccatacAAAACATATATCATTGATAACGTTGAGTCATCCACTGGCTCGTTTTGTCTGCAGGAAACCCTGTTTGCTGTGAAGTCTCACTCCCTTTGCTGCAATCTCGgtaaataatacataaaaaaacgaACAAGCATTGTTAACCCTCCTTGGCAGGgcagtcttaatagcatcatgagcccctgggcccctacaatgatgacagtgcaggtaaacagacatcatgtAGGTAGGAGGCatactgcctcccctgtgtatctatcactctcagtgccatcatggggcccctcaatttcggggcagcgtgggctcaaggaccagctgctttggggaaagtgcaggggggccccccatgcagtgcccaggtgtgccctctcattaagacagccctgctcctTGGTCATACCAGTTGGGTGAACAGGGAACTAAGGTAAAGAGTAGTCACCCCCTGGTGTCACCTGCAAACATAGGATGCCGATCAGTACGTCAACCCACCAgcatcaaccaaaaaaaaaataaaaaaacagttttgtatgGACTGACCCTCAATAAACTGCTACACGCAGTAAAAAACAGCCATTTAGAGGGGTAAGGCATGAAGTGTACAAGCTTCAActatcagtgatggtgaacctttgaACCCCAGATGATTTGGAACTACGTTTCCcacgatgctcatgcactctgcattgtagcggagcatcatgggaaatgtagttcctaaaCATCTGGGGTGAcaaagttcgccatcactgaACTAGATCCATTCATATTACTCAAGCACAACACTTTAATTGCCATGCCTTGGTAGTGCAATAGTGGATGGTCAAGCAGGTTATGGGGAAAACCCCGAAAATGGCTGCTTCAGATCCTTGTTGTGAAGGAACACTTGAAGaagtaacttaaagtggaggttcacccaaaaaaatcaatttttaacattagattgaggctaattacgggatgcagaatcgggtgtttttttctttaaatcaatgcagtacttaccgtttttgagatagatgttctccgcggcttccgggtatgggctgcgggactgggcgttcctacttgattgacagccttccgacggtcgcatacagcgcgtcacgagtttccgaaagtagcaggcgccgtatagagccgcaccgacgttcggcaactcgtgacgcgctgtatgcgaccgtcggaaggctgtcaatcaaataggaacgcccagtcccgaagaccatacacggaagcggcggagaacatctatctcgagaacggtaagtacggcattgatttaaaaaaaaacacccgattctgcttcccgtaattagcctcaatctaatgttaaaaatttatttttttgggtgaacctccactttaatacacaTAATGAGACATAAAAACCGGAAAGAAACACCAGAGTTCGTAAGCTTTTGAGAAAACCAGATGAAAGTAGGGAAGAAAGCAGGTTTTTCCTTGGTAGAGCATTTGTTGGCTTGAGGAGGATCTAGACCTGCTGAGAAGGACGGTGGAGACCCAACAAAGAACGGGTCACGTTTGACCATTACAGACAATGGAGACGAAGATCTGTTCTTCTGTACAAAGTTGTTACGTAAGTTGCCACACGTAAAAAGCAATCTTTTCTTTCCTATACACCCCCCCTGAGCCGTGGTTGCCCCGCCATTATACTCTCCTCTTTGAAAGGCAATGTGGCATTTCAAAAATAGTCTCCTtcaaaaatatattgcatttatGACCTCGACACCCAGGACTGTCTCTTCTCCCCGTACTTCGCCGTGTGCTGGGTGGCGGTACTAAGTCTAGTACTCCACTTCGTTGCGCATAAATAAATAGAACCACTTGTATTACTTCCTATTTTCAAATAATGAATGCCTTGTTTCACTAGACTAATTATTACAGCAGAACAGTTCCTTAATATCCTCCTCTTTGACCTCACACGTGACGGGAGGCTCCTTCCCGGAGGCCCGTGATACATTTGCCGCTAATCCAAAGGCCAGTTGACGTTAAGCCTTCCTTGGCTCCGCGCACCGCTAAATGAAGTGGATCCAAGCGCTGTCGAACTCCTTGGGTGGAGATACCGTGGCCCGTTGACTTTTCACCTTGTAATTTTCGCCGTCGTTGTTGTCCCAGTACTCGGCCCCGCACACCCGGTAACGGATGGCGAATTCCAGCACCCCTTCTTTATTCAACAGCATGGGGCAAAGCAACTTAAAGGAGAAGCGGTCTGTGTACCTGTCGCTAAACCCCCGCTGGAAGGCGGCGGCTACTTCACTGGAGGTCTTCCAGGAGTCCACGGAGAACCTGACCGCCACCTCCTTCTCATAAGACAGGTTGAGGACTCTCAGGTCTCCGCTGATGCTGAAGAGGTCTGTCTGCATGGTCTCCAGGCAGACCCTGCGCTGTCTGACCAGGTCGAGGTAATCCGATCTGCTGACTGGGTTCTCGAAGAGTGGCTCCAGGTGGGTGGAGCCAGGGGAAGCGCGGAGCAGGAGCGTGGTGAGCTCAGCCCCTGCGGGGCAAGCTTCCCTGCAGCGGGCAAGCACGTGATAGGGAACCCGGGGCATGTCGGCGTTACTGAAATGCCGAACCGAGGTGAGCTCCAGTCCTAAAGAATCGGCGAACCTCACCTCCTTCTTCCTGGGGGCTACGACCTCCAAGTGCCTCCGCTCCGCGGGGGTGGGCAGGGACTTGGCTCTCCGCCGTGCGGTCGGACTCTGCGGGACAATGTTGACGTCTCTGCCCCGGGGGGTGACGGGTTTGCTGGGCTCTTTGTTCTTCTCCACCGTCTCCTCCAGCTCTCCGTCGGGGAcatcctcgtcctccggggtgtCCGGGCTCTCTCCGTACAGCACGGCGGTGCAGCTGAAGTTGCGGGGCAGCAGGTGGCGGTGGGTAGGCATGGTGTCCATACACCCCGGGCAGCTCCGTGCTCTCTCCTTCGTGTCCCCGCTACATGGAAGGGGCTGAGTGTGGACCAGAGCGGGGGGAAGATGCTGGGGCTGACGTGTCGTGACGCACATAACATCCCTGCAAGAGCCACAAGCAGCGCGGGAAGAGGAGGAGGCGCTCAGCATCATTCACACATCACCCTGTGCGCTCAGCGGAACAACGCGGGCACCACAGAGCGGCCGAGCGAGCGGGGACTCTGCCTACTGGCACCGAGCGGCTGGAAAGGGCTGTGCCATGGCTGCTGCATTCCTCATTCATTGCTGTCACACCTCCCTCCTCACACCTCTCCCCCTCCATACAGCCCGGCCGGGAGCATTAACACTCTCCTTGCCGCCTGGGCACCGCTCACCCATGCCTGGCACTCTAGGAACTCGGGATGGTGCCGCTGGCATTTATTATGTCATCTGATTTCCTTTCTCCTCCACCACTATGAAGATTACAGCACAGCTGGCAGGAGACAATATTATAGGAAAGCTGCTTTtgctctatttatttatttactacggCTATTTATAAAGAGCCTGTAAACAAAAAGGTGTTGTGCTAACATTAATTTATATTTAGTAATCATAATCTAATGTGAAAAACACTCCCACAACAAATAGTGAAAGATGTGTGCTTCCAAAAACATCCAAAATGTCATCTCCTTCCCCTCACCAAAGAGGCCAATCACCAACAccctggaccccctgcacattaccccccccccacacacacacacagctctggaccccctgcacaataccccCCATCACACAGCCCTGGACCCctacatattacccccccccccacagctttgAACCCCCTGAACATTactcccccacagctctggacccccctaCACATTACcccctggaccccctgcacattacccccccccccccacacacacagctctggaccccctgaacATTactcccccacagctctggaccccctacaCATTACCCCAGCCCCCCACACAGCTCTGAACCCCCTGAACATTactcccccacagctctggaccccctacacattaccccccccctcccacagctctggatCCCctacacattaccccccccctcccacagctctggatCCCCTgcacaataccccccacacagctCTGgatcccctgcacattaccccccacacacagctctggaccccttgcacattacctcccccccccacacacacagctctggaccccctgcacattacctcccacacacagctctggaccctctgcacattaccccccctacagctctggaccccctgcacattacccccctaCAGCTCtcgaccccctgcacattacccccctaCAGCTCTCGACCCCTACACATTCCCCCCGCCCACAGCTGGACACCCTgcacaataccccccacacagctctggaccccttgcacattacccccctacagctctggaccccctgcagattactcccccacagctctggacccctgcacattaccttctacagctctggaccccctgcacattatccccccccccacagctctggactccctgcacattacccccctatagctctggaccccctgcacattaccccccccccccaaagctctggaccccctgcacattaccccccacatacagctctggaccccttgcacattaccccccccccccacaaacacagctctggaccccttgcaCATTACCGTcttacagctctggaccccctgcacattacgcccccccccacagctctggaccccctgcacattaccccccacacacagctctgGACCACTTGCACATTACCCccctacagctctggaccccctgcacattacccccccccccaaagctctggaccccctgcacattaccccccacatacagctctggaccccttgcacattacccccccccccccacaaacacagctctggaccccttgcaCATTACCGTcttacagctctggaccccctgcacattacgccccccccccacagctctggaccccctgcacattaccccccacacacagctctgGACCACTTGCACATTACCCccctacagctctggaccccctgcacattaccctgtcggatcgatccctcattccgccatatcttgttttgtggatcaatagatacgccggcgtaatttctttgtggatctggccctaggtgtgcATACGTCTATCGATAGatcaaccagggctttttttctcaaacaataggtgctggaactcaaatacaacccacccccccaaaacccctccacccagacacacctcacaaacagtaggagggtcgtaaagggtcattaaataccaggattgcattacatacagagtgcagagttcaggagggttacacacagagtgcagagctgtcacttgtaaacacagaaaccagacttctggttttacaagtgattgtggtgagcaggcaccaaacggcctgagccagaggtggtggaactgagttccaccaagttccacctgaaaaaaaaagccctgtgtacaaccagcctgcccatacataaaGTGAAATTTGGCCGGTCAGATTTCGATTAATGTATGGCTCTATATTAACTACCCTGTGGAAGACAGATGTGTGTACTTACCAATTCTCAGGTCGCTCCGGTCCAGTCATGTGTCGGCTCCCCTGTGTAATCCAGCACCGGATTCAGGGTAGAGGAGGGAGCACTAACCATGGATGAGCCATAGCAGCCTATGGGTGTCATCACTGCTCAGGCATTCCAGCCATTTTTTGGAGCACTCTCTTCTCTCCCAAGTAGCTGGCATCGGCTGACACCGGGAGATCACATCATTGGAGCAGAGCAGCCCGAGAATAGGTAAGTACAGAATATGCATATTTCTTCCATAGGGTAGTTAGTATAtgtgtaagaagagggggaggggtgggagCAGTTTTAGGATTAGTTAGAATAAgcctataattctactttaattACTCTAAGTTTCCTAATCTGTGAACTGATGGTAATTCTTTGTTGCTGCTATAGTGACAGGTTCTTAAAATAGCGGTAGTTAGAAGTACGTGAATTTATTATCCACGTCAGTCAGTGATATTACCAAACTTGGTACCAATGTTTTCCTGAATCAGGCACAGTCATACATTTTTGGATGCCCCTTATAGTGCCAGTTGCTTTGTGTCTCATAGACTTTGAGCATTACATAggacatactggcccagattctcgtagatcggcgtaaaactgggcgggcgtaacgtatctgatttacgttacgccgccgcaagtttttcaggcaagtgctttatttacaaagcacttgcgtgtaaagttgcggcggcgtaacgtaaatcacccggcggaattcaaattcggcgtgtagggggcgtgtagcatttaaatgaagcgggttcccgcgccgaacgaactgcgcatgcgccgtccgtaaaaatatcccagggtgcattgctccaaatgacgtcgcaaggacgtcattggtttcgacgtgaacgtaaatggcttccagccccattcacggacgacttacgcaaacgacgtaactttttaaatttcgacgcgggaacgacggccatacttaacattggtagcgCCTCATATACCCATGGGCAACTTTttgccgggacaagcctaacgtaaacgtcgtaactttactgcgtcggccacgcgtacgttcgggaattcgcatatctagctaatttgcatactcgacagggaaaacgacagtaacgccacctagtggacaaaaaaatattgcatttaagatccgacagcgtaagatctaatggatatctatgcgtaactgattctaagaatcagtcgcatagatacgacggcccagattaggacttacgacggcgtacatggcgctgcgccgtcgtaagccctatgagaatctgggccactgtctataGATGGGTAGATCTGTCAACAAAGCAACACATAACAAAGGATCTGCCAGAGGATGCCAGTAGTTACCACCCATTCCCCTGAACTGAGCTTTGACTGTGAGAATTGGCAAACTATTAGACATTATGTATGGTCTAGATCAGTGGTcaccaaactgtggcctgggagctagatgtggccctttgcttgcttttacctgGCCCTTAGGGCACTATTTAATTTACTAAAACCAACAAGagggcaaaatcccccccccccccactgacaccaatgaaacgggcacaattcatcccactgacacaaacaattgggcacaattcctccaatgatggggcccaatgacatcaatgatggggcacaattccccccaatgacaccaatgatgggccccaATGaaatcaacgatggggcacaattcctcccacttacaccaatatTAAGGCACAATTGCTCTCACTGAAGCAAACAGtggggcattatttttttcccactgacgTCAGGATATTTTATAATCCCACTGGCTACAGTCTGGCCCTCATAAAGTCtgagggacagtaaactggccctttgtttagaaaatgtgaagacccctggtctagaccacgtgtcaaacacaaggcccacagaCCAAAACCGGActgccaggccatttcatgtggcctttGCATCCAGGGATTGTTTTGAGCCAAAAATGGCAGAACCCTGTGCATAtctcactcctaaaccctgcactctgtatgtagcgcacccctaaacccagcaatctgtatgtagcgcacccctcaacccgcactctgtacacagcacacccccaggggcggatccagagtctagtcttgagaggggcactgccagaatatatgttttttggggggtaatttatcggggaaatggctggtattggcgcttcaatcatcactgcAACATGGTTATTATGGTCTCAGGATGTTTAtagcacattatttctattattacattgtaatataaaatgaaatagttcaactcaccataatgcagaatcagtgggagcctcgagtgtgtcacttgctatGTTGCctaccacacgttgcggattgtcacttgccatgtctccTGGcatacgttgcggattgtcacttgccacctcacacgccacacgttgtggattgtcacttgccacgtcacacgttgtggattgtcacttgccacatcacacgttgtggattgtcacttgccacatcacacgttgtggattgtcacttgccacgtcacctgccacatgttgcggattatcacttgccacat contains:
- the LOC120916973 gene encoding protein phosphatase 1 regulatory subunit 3D-like gives rise to the protein MMLSASSSSRAACGSCRDVMCVTTRQPQHLPPALVHTQPLPCSGDTKERARSCPGCMDTMPTHRHLLPRNFSCTAVLYGESPDTPEDEDVPDGELEETVEKNKEPSKPVTPRGRDVNIVPQSPTARRRAKSLPTPAERRHLEVVAPRKKEVRFADSLGLELTSVRHFSNADMPRVPYHVLARCREACPAGAELTTLLLRASPGSTHLEPLFENPVSRSDYLDLVRQRRVCLETMQTDLFSISGDLRVLNLSYEKEVAVRFSVDSWKTSSEVAAAFQRGFSDRYTDRFSFKLLCPMLLNKEGVLEFAIRYRVCGAEYWDNNDGENYKVKSQRATVSPPKEFDSAWIHFI